The Pyrenophora tritici-repentis strain M4 chromosome 10, whole genome shotgun sequence genome contains a region encoding:
- a CDS encoding HET domain containing protein, whose product MRLLYTLSDGTLRWTKDIIRSEEIPPYAILSHTWGEQEVIFDNLKSLDNVKDVVAKKEADWNKIHFCARQAERDGLDYFWVDTCCIDKANNTELSKAINSMFRWYQNAEKCYVFLADVGSDTLEANGESPFRQSRWFNRGWTLQELLAPHSVEFFSEDRGWLGDKESLKHTIHEVTGIPFKAPLGSDMSEFDVAERFSWAANRQTTEEEDGAGRSHDQEEKLVKICSWLSAPDPSTNYHKTHKRRQAKTGLWLLESAKFAEWKERAASRLWLYGIPGCGKTILSSTIIEHLLQHCHDDTSMVTAYF is encoded by the exons ATGCGACTGCTATATACCTTAAGCGACGGGACGCTCAGATGGACGAAGGATATTATTCGCAGCGAGGAGATTCCTCCCTATGCGATCCTCTCGCACACTTGGGGGGAGCAGGAGGTGATCTTCGATAATCTGAAGAGCCTGGATAATGTCAAGGACGTTGTTGCAAAGAAGGAAGCTGATTGGAACAAGATTCACTTCTGCGCACGACAGGCAGAGCGTGACGGTCTGGACTACTTCTGGGTGGACACTTGCTGCATCGACAAGGCAAACAATACGGAGCTGTCGAAAGCGATCAACTCTATGTTTCGCTGGTACCAGAACGCTGAAAAGTGTTATGTCTTCCTTGCAGATGTCGGAAGCGACACTCTGGAAGCCAATGGCGAGTCACCGTTCAGGCAGAGCAGGTGGTTCAACCGTGGCTGGACCCTCCAGGAACTTCTTGCTCCTCACTCCGTCGAGTTCTTCTCTGAAGATAGAGGGTGGCTGGGTGACAAGGAGTCGCTCAAGCACACCATACACGAGGTTACAGGAATCCCTTTCAAAGCTCCGTTAGGGAGCGACATGTCCGAGTTCGACGTTGCTGAGCGTTTCTCTTGGGCAGCGAATCGGCAGACGAcagaggaagaagatggagC GGGCCGCAGCCATGACCAAGAAGAGAAGCTTGTCAAGATCTGCAGCTGGCTCTCTGCGCCAGACCCGTCCACCAACTACCACAAAACCCACAAGCGGCGGCAAGCTAAGACTGGGCTCTGGCTGCTAGAAAGCGCCAAGTTCGCAGAATGGAAGGAGAGAGCAGCGTCGCGACTGTGGCTGTACGGGATCCCAGGATGTGGAAAGACCATCCTAAGCTCCACCATCATCGAGCATCTGCTGCAGCACTGCCATGATGACACTAGCATGGTGACGGCGTACTTCTAA